In Sporosarcina sp. PTS2304, a genomic segment contains:
- a CDS encoding general stress protein, translating into MDGINNKTFIGVFYNDSDLLDKIEELKLTGYLDDNIYVIAKNETDIAMLRSRTAADVHAAYDSWTDRFMGFLTGENHIKQMMYGVGMDDEQVNRYYEEVQHGGMLLYVDEGWAFSVYSKDEPYFTEVTSSEPTQVLPEDKSDFAAHNTHPSSHIEPSYGGYEPLTNPAYPEMLATPKPDAITDDEIPSTTLDSITTDSIIEDSITKPSKN; encoded by the coding sequence ATGGACGGCATCAACAATAAGACATTTATCGGTGTGTTTTATAATGATTCGGATCTTCTCGACAAAATAGAAGAGCTTAAATTAACAGGTTATTTAGATGATAATATTTATGTAATCGCAAAAAACGAAACCGATATAGCTATGTTACGAAGTCGTACCGCAGCTGACGTGCATGCTGCATATGACTCTTGGACAGATCGCTTCATGGGGTTTTTGACTGGCGAGAATCATATTAAACAAATGATGTATGGGGTAGGAATGGATGACGAACAAGTGAATCGCTACTACGAAGAAGTTCAACACGGCGGTATGTTGCTTTATGTAGATGAAGGTTGGGCTTTCAGTGTATATTCGAAAGATGAACCTTATTTTACTGAAGTAACGTCATCAGAACCCACTCAAGTGTTGCCTGAAGACAAATCGGATTTCGCTGCACATAATACCCACCCATCATCACATATCGAACCATCGTATGGGGGATATGAGCCATTAACTAATCCAGCTTACCCTGAAATGTTAGCGACTCCTAAACCGGATGCAATAACGGATGACGAAATTCCTTCTACCACATTAGATTCTATTACAACTGATTCTATCATTGAAGATTCTATAACAAAACCTTCAAAAAACTGA
- a CDS encoding 3D domain-containing protein, which produces MKKLLFSLTVAMLITIFASGVNETSAATSVHTVKKGDTLYKISQQHKVSVSNIKQWNNLKSTVIYPNQKLRLVKSSKVASNSAAKTPSRSNGAKVAKEFMVSATAYTAHCNGCSGITRTGLNLRKNPNLKVIAVDPRVIKLGTKVHVEGYGYAIAGDTGGAIKGKKIDVFMPNKSRAYQWGRKNVKVKVLN; this is translated from the coding sequence TTGAAGAAGTTATTATTTTCATTAACAGTAGCCATGTTAATCACAATTTTTGCAAGTGGAGTGAATGAGACATCCGCAGCAACTTCTGTACATACAGTAAAGAAGGGTGACACTTTATATAAAATTTCACAGCAACATAAAGTTTCGGTCTCAAATATAAAGCAATGGAACAACTTAAAGTCAACAGTAATTTATCCGAATCAAAAATTACGTTTGGTGAAGTCTTCAAAAGTGGCATCAAACTCAGCAGCAAAAACACCATCTCGTTCAAATGGGGCGAAGGTTGCGAAAGAGTTCATGGTAAGTGCAACAGCATATACAGCGCATTGTAATGGATGTTCCGGTATTACGAGAACTGGATTGAATCTACGTAAAAATCCAAATCTTAAAGTGATCGCAGTAGATCCTAGAGTTATTAAATTGGGTACGAAAGTTCATGTTGAGGGATATGGTTATGCAATTGCGGGCGATACAGGCGGTGCTATTAAAGGTAAAAAGATTGATGTCTTTATGCCGAATAAGTCACGTGCGTACCAATGGGGACGTAAGAACGTAAAAGTAAAAGTACTAAACTAA
- a CDS encoding S-layer homology domain-containing protein gives MKSQSKKYSKYLTGVASAALVASAVAPVVSAADFNDVNETNSHKEAIDALSTAGVISGYPDGSFKPNKTLTRSDVVKLMGKWLVSMGYEIPKDYKTNPRFTDLTAKSNDELLQSAAIVKDNNVFKGYEDGSLNAAGSITRENMAIVLVRAYDSVNKTDLLTYVKNQEFDRDVVDLALAKSEARTAIDVLDFYDITNPAAPNFRPKETTTRGQFASFLYKTSKVEAPGEETPEVPEVAEVTSVEAPTEKGLLLKGTNLNLLKAEQLKIEGNEIASYTVNKEGTQAVVELKNELKSGQEMTLTVTTKVEGEDDQVTPFKFTYEMKVGKVAGTTTQVNAQTEGQLLMFTVDGAPANLKKLKDAGFTVEFQSTKSDVFKDKATGELQKDKLIAGEQFSYKVVVSKDGNKVESELVDVKVLNFAAYIAEISEVTVTQGSVKVENGKVPLESGKVNVKATKATTLNGDTVVPTDQNTTYTSSNPSVATVNSKTGEVTLVSPGEVNIVVKVDDATKNIPLTVVSGERIASKAVAASTETKIIDNGETTIDVVVTDQYGDLFNGQLTVETKDATIATATLSNTAEGKAVLTVKGVAPGTTDLQIKSGDTVLSTVKASVSNDKTVATRKLETKSAADDFQLDVMKGSDDQEVTLVWNKYNAQGFLIGAENDAKYAVTSSDPSVATATYVNGEIKVTSVKKGSTELMIKEGDVTRATATITVVDSTPVITAVKFEDAKPVTEAGVIALPIVKSEGITLTSSKVKPEITAGGVIYIDVDGNGYNSTTDIKLGSIASSYSGPGEDITNLRVTAGTIKGTVKSGAKGTIVVSVTPEGQTVPVGTKAIEVNVPAQ, from the coding sequence ATGAAATCACAATCAAAAAAATACAGTAAGTATCTGACAGGTGTAGCATCTGCAGCATTGGTAGCATCAGCTGTAGCACCAGTCGTTAGTGCGGCAGATTTCAATGATGTCAATGAAACGAACTCTCATAAAGAAGCAATTGATGCGCTTTCGACTGCCGGGGTAATCTCAGGTTATCCGGACGGTTCTTTTAAGCCGAATAAAACGTTAACACGTTCAGATGTTGTGAAATTGATGGGTAAATGGCTAGTTTCAATGGGCTATGAAATTCCAAAAGACTATAAAACAAACCCACGTTTCACAGACTTAACTGCAAAATCCAATGACGAACTCTTACAGTCTGCAGCTATTGTAAAAGACAATAATGTTTTTAAAGGATATGAAGATGGATCACTAAATGCTGCAGGGAGCATTACACGTGAGAATATGGCGATTGTTTTAGTTCGCGCATATGATTCCGTAAACAAAACAGATTTATTAACGTATGTCAAAAATCAAGAATTCGACAGAGACGTTGTGGACTTGGCATTAGCGAAATCTGAAGCGCGTACAGCTATTGATGTACTGGACTTCTACGATATCACAAACCCAGCTGCACCAAACTTCAGACCGAAAGAAACAACAACTCGTGGACAATTTGCTTCGTTCTTATACAAAACGAGTAAAGTAGAAGCGCCAGGAGAAGAAACACCAGAAGTACCTGAAGTGGCAGAAGTAACTTCTGTGGAAGCTCCTACTGAAAAAGGTCTTTTATTGAAAGGGACAAATTTAAACCTTCTAAAAGCAGAGCAATTAAAAATTGAAGGTAATGAAATTGCATCTTACACAGTGAACAAAGAAGGTACTCAAGCGGTCGTTGAATTGAAAAACGAATTAAAATCCGGCCAAGAAATGACACTCACTGTAACAACGAAAGTAGAAGGGGAAGACGATCAAGTTACACCTTTCAAATTTACCTATGAAATGAAAGTAGGAAAAGTAGCTGGTACGACTACACAAGTAAACGCACAAACTGAAGGTCAGTTATTAATGTTTACTGTAGACGGAGCACCTGCTAACTTAAAGAAATTGAAAGATGCAGGCTTTACAGTTGAATTCCAATCTACGAAGTCAGATGTATTTAAAGATAAAGCGACAGGAGAACTTCAAAAAGATAAATTAATTGCAGGCGAACAATTCTCTTATAAAGTAGTCGTATCTAAAGACGGCAATAAAGTAGAATCAGAATTAGTAGATGTAAAAGTATTGAATTTCGCAGCATATATCGCTGAAATTAGCGAAGTTACAGTGACTCAAGGAAGCGTAAAAGTAGAGAATGGAAAAGTTCCTCTTGAAAGTGGAAAAGTGAATGTAAAAGCTACGAAAGCTACTACATTAAACGGTGATACAGTAGTGCCAACTGACCAGAACACGACGTATACATCTTCCAATCCGAGCGTGGCGACAGTAAATTCAAAAACAGGGGAAGTAACATTAGTAAGCCCAGGTGAAGTGAATATTGTTGTTAAAGTAGATGATGCTACAAAAAATATTCCGTTAACAGTAGTATCAGGAGAGCGTATCGCGTCTAAAGCAGTAGCAGCTTCTACGGAAACGAAGATCATCGATAACGGTGAGACTACTATTGATGTAGTCGTAACAGATCAGTATGGCGATTTGTTCAATGGTCAACTCACTGTAGAAACGAAAGATGCAACGATTGCCACAGCCACTCTTTCAAATACAGCTGAAGGTAAAGCGGTTCTCACTGTAAAAGGGGTAGCTCCTGGCACAACAGATCTTCAAATTAAGTCCGGAGATACAGTTCTTTCCACTGTAAAGGCTTCTGTTTCAAATGATAAAACAGTAGCTACAAGAAAACTCGAAACAAAATCTGCGGCTGATGATTTCCAATTAGACGTAATGAAAGGCTCTGACGATCAGGAAGTTACATTAGTATGGAATAAATACAATGCACAAGGTTTCCTAATTGGTGCGGAAAATGATGCGAAGTATGCAGTAACATCTTCTGATCCATCTGTAGCTACAGCTACTTATGTAAACGGTGAAATCAAAGTTACTTCTGTTAAAAAAGGTTCTACAGAGCTGATGATTAAAGAAGGCGATGTCACTAGAGCAACAGCAACGATTACGGTAGTAGATTCTACGCCAGTCATTACAGCTGTGAAATTTGAAGATGCGAAGCCTGTCACTGAAGCAGGTGTCATTGCTCTTCCAATCGTTAAGAGTGAAGGGATTACATTGACATCTTCTAAAGTGAAACCAGAAATTACAGCTGGTGGTGTGATCTACATTGATGTAGATGGCAATGGCTATAATAGCACTACTGATATTAAATTAGGCTCCATTGCAAGTAGTTATTCTGGACCGGGTGAAGATATTACGAACCTACGAGTAACAGCAGGAACGATTAAAGGTACAGTAAAATCTGGCGCTAAAGGTACGATCGTAGTTAGCGTAACGCCAGAAGGTCAAACAGTTCCAGTAGGTACAAAAGCAATAGAAGTAAATGTACCGGCTCAGTAA
- a CDS encoding GGDEF domain-containing protein, translating to MNYQNDIEILYDSISWEKKEGNYKKVSILAEELLKTSTLHSYRKAILYGHYLCATSYYYLGNFEKLLFHVEAHHKECQLYGTKKDWMRSYYLQYVISSFASDWVQEKKFIDDVLSIALETDHYSYASMAYSKLSYIMNQRQKYEEALHAAQCALSYATTHAPDIKILSIRAHLHIIESALNLKRADLAMTSIEQLNDLEKSTYLTREKAFLKILKGRLYELLGQPAKALHYYTIAKEREELLNDYVLLRDIQQKRMALAEDICTFDELAIIQKEYIDLLHEMENHNWVKAAMELNIRLQTCKNKTTENIDYLTGVYNRKFLEETTNRWLLNAIDTKETIVCIAFDIDNLKAINDTYGHLVGDEAIKLVARTCSAEIRRDDLLGRFGGDEFVLVMQGISLDQAKKKASLLASKIEETSSNPKEIPTKVTISIGLGDNVMREVKTFKDLFHLADLALYQAKKNGKNQVVSFV from the coding sequence ATGAACTATCAAAATGATATAGAAATCTTATATGACTCTATTAGCTGGGAGAAAAAAGAGGGAAACTATAAAAAAGTAAGCATACTTGCAGAAGAGTTATTGAAAACTAGTACACTTCATTCATATAGAAAAGCTATATTGTATGGGCATTACCTATGTGCTACCTCTTATTATTATTTAGGGAATTTTGAAAAGTTACTATTTCATGTAGAAGCGCATCACAAAGAATGCCAATTATACGGGACAAAAAAAGATTGGATGCGTTCATATTATTTACAGTATGTCATCAGTTCATTCGCTTCTGATTGGGTACAAGAAAAGAAGTTTATAGATGATGTCTTATCAATTGCCCTTGAAACTGATCACTACTCTTATGCAAGTATGGCTTATAGTAAATTGAGCTATATTATGAATCAACGTCAAAAGTACGAAGAAGCTTTACACGCTGCGCAATGTGCACTCAGTTATGCTACTACTCATGCACCAGACATCAAAATCCTTTCCATCCGAGCACACTTACACATCATTGAATCCGCTCTAAATTTAAAACGTGCTGACTTGGCGATGACTAGCATTGAGCAGTTAAATGATTTGGAAAAGTCCACTTATCTCACACGCGAAAAAGCATTTTTAAAAATTTTAAAAGGCCGGCTGTATGAATTACTAGGTCAACCCGCTAAAGCTCTTCACTACTATACAATAGCTAAAGAACGTGAAGAACTTCTTAATGATTATGTATTATTACGAGATATTCAACAGAAACGAATGGCATTGGCTGAAGATATTTGTACATTTGATGAGCTGGCAATTATTCAAAAAGAATATATTGATTTATTGCATGAAATGGAAAATCACAATTGGGTCAAGGCAGCGATGGAGTTAAATATACGGTTGCAAACTTGTAAAAATAAGACAACTGAAAACATAGATTATTTAACTGGTGTATACAATCGTAAGTTTTTGGAAGAGACAACAAATCGCTGGCTTTTGAATGCTATAGATACTAAAGAAACTATTGTCTGTATCGCATTTGATATAGATAATTTAAAAGCGATTAATGATACGTATGGACATTTAGTAGGCGATGAAGCGATAAAGCTAGTAGCACGTACGTGTTCTGCCGAAATTAGAAGAGATGATCTACTGGGACGTTTCGGAGGCGATGAATTCGTGCTCGTCATGCAAGGTATTTCGTTAGATCAAGCAAAGAAGAAAGCTTCACTGCTCGCTTCTAAAATTGAAGAAACTTCCTCGAACCCTAAAGAAATCCCAACAAAAGTCACTATTAGTATCGGGCTCGGTGACAATGTCATGCGCGAAGTAAAAACATTTAAAGATTTATTTCATTTAGCAGACTTAGCGCTGTATCAAGCAAAGAAAAACGGAAAAAACCAAGTAGTTTCATTCGTATAG
- a CDS encoding VWA domain-containing protein translates to MKIRKMTHWILVLALCLALLPIQANAKTSFTDVNDRHYAKDAIEWAKKQGLTVGYPDGTFKPNQEITESQFVTMLVRFDCNSPNSFAARPGEHKAMGNYRYLSQLFLPLHGINSRYARDSSIERAHAARILAAYQGVDLSKHEAVYYLYKNEIAHGLTGKNDYYDYEPTNSLTRAETVNFLYQMSRKKGCDAIGLSAKATGQDNGIHSFPSNFVNEGEVDFERPLQPAPPSKDDIPTVNQIAVDIEKPVLTANGKDSTYITFTFRDCDGELIPYERELEFTVTSAQGAKIEVHSTPLSEEMPDTINPDTPPIDQLPPVEVPEVPELPENDKVDEVDEPETEIKGIAKVAATFASVASSAPKVVSDGPDVTIKVIAPRKTNTATDTITVTPITTSGKCVLPSGVATLTYEPKAEVQLELSDSIDGRSTLTATVAKAGGETITNFNGSLTLESQSGLAFNESAPKFINGVAKTFFITPTYLIKDEIKATAVVNSSINDESVRSIANKSFFIPVAFAPPITATTCTAEKPEIGFVIDSSGSMKRNDPKRLRVSKTQEFIHALQADDNIATHFTNIGMFIERGKPTAVSPAITRVKESGGTNIASGLKIAFSKFTTEREKMLILLTDGKSSKAPIMKELEEAKKRGIKIFTIGLGNNLDKSLLKQIASETGGSYFHIKEDIELPLVYQSILQEINCGNPLPTCSLIASVFESASVKLTSHDVLMETELVDACGTISKVIVRFSSSHGDLDYELTHRGQNLYMLNKKLFEIQDFQIKDHATFLAFDRNDKLLGKQRVHIEH, encoded by the coding sequence TTGAAAATACGTAAAATGACTCACTGGATTTTAGTACTTGCGCTGTGTCTTGCTCTATTGCCGATCCAAGCGAACGCCAAAACTTCTTTCACTGACGTCAATGATCGACATTATGCGAAGGATGCGATTGAATGGGCTAAAAAGCAAGGTTTAACTGTCGGCTATCCGGACGGTACCTTTAAACCGAATCAAGAAATTACTGAATCACAGTTCGTCACAATGCTTGTCCGATTTGACTGCAATTCTCCAAATTCATTTGCCGCACGACCGGGTGAACATAAAGCTATGGGGAATTATCGGTATTTAAGCCAACTATTCTTACCTTTACATGGTATAAATAGTCGCTATGCTAGAGACTCTTCTATTGAAAGAGCACATGCAGCACGTATACTAGCTGCCTATCAAGGCGTCGATCTTTCCAAACATGAGGCAGTGTATTATCTATATAAAAATGAAATCGCACATGGTTTGACTGGGAAAAATGATTACTATGATTATGAACCTACGAACAGTCTAACGCGTGCAGAGACCGTTAATTTCCTTTATCAAATGTCACGTAAAAAAGGATGTGATGCTATTGGTCTTTCCGCTAAAGCAACAGGACAAGATAATGGGATACATTCCTTTCCATCAAATTTCGTTAATGAAGGTGAAGTAGATTTTGAACGGCCACTTCAACCTGCGCCGCCTAGCAAAGATGATATACCAACTGTAAATCAGATAGCGGTAGATATTGAAAAACCAGTCTTAACTGCGAATGGAAAAGATTCCACGTATATCACGTTTACTTTCAGGGATTGTGACGGAGAATTGATTCCTTATGAAAGGGAACTTGAATTTACAGTTACTTCTGCACAAGGGGCTAAGATTGAAGTTCATTCAACTCCTCTATCCGAAGAAATGCCGGATACTATTAATCCAGATACTCCACCTATAGATCAGTTGCCACCTGTTGAAGTACCTGAAGTACCGGAATTACCTGAGAATGATAAAGTTGACGAAGTAGACGAACCAGAAACGGAAATCAAAGGGATTGCTAAGGTAGCCGCCACTTTTGCAAGTGTGGCATCGAGCGCGCCAAAAGTTGTTTCTGACGGTCCTGATGTAACGATAAAAGTCATTGCACCGCGTAAAACAAATACTGCAACCGACACTATAACTGTTACACCGATTACCACATCTGGAAAATGCGTTCTACCTTCTGGAGTCGCTACGTTGACGTACGAACCAAAAGCAGAAGTGCAGTTAGAACTTAGTGATTCGATAGACGGCCGTTCTACTCTTACTGCTACTGTAGCTAAGGCTGGAGGTGAAACTATAACTAATTTTAATGGTTCACTTACACTAGAGTCACAATCTGGACTTGCATTTAATGAATCTGCTCCGAAGTTTATTAATGGAGTCGCGAAAACTTTCTTCATTACACCGACTTATTTAATAAAAGATGAGATTAAGGCCACCGCTGTAGTAAATTCATCTATCAATGATGAATCGGTTCGTTCTATCGCTAACAAGTCATTTTTCATACCGGTAGCTTTTGCACCACCGATTACTGCTACTACATGTACTGCTGAAAAGCCTGAAATCGGATTCGTAATTGACTCTTCTGGCAGTATGAAACGTAATGACCCAAAACGTCTTCGAGTGAGTAAAACACAAGAATTCATTCATGCGCTACAGGCAGATGATAATATCGCCACCCACTTTACAAATATAGGAATGTTTATCGAACGCGGAAAACCTACCGCTGTATCCCCTGCTATTACTCGAGTGAAAGAAAGTGGTGGAACTAATATAGCGAGTGGGTTAAAAATTGCATTTAGTAAATTTACTACAGAACGGGAAAAGATGCTGATTTTATTAACAGACGGCAAGTCTTCTAAAGCCCCGATCATGAAAGAACTGGAAGAAGCTAAGAAACGCGGAATTAAAATCTTTACTATCGGTCTAGGAAACAACTTGGACAAATCGTTATTAAAGCAAATTGCAAGTGAAACCGGGGGAAGTTATTTCCATATTAAAGAAGATATTGAACTACCTCTCGTCTACCAATCAATTTTACAAGAAATTAATTGTGGAAACCCATTACCTACCTGCTCATTAATTGCTTCTGTATTCGAATCAGCTTCCGTCAAGCTTACTAGCCACGATGTACTGATGGAAACAGAACTAGTAGATGCATGCGGGACGATTAGTAAAGTGATTGTGCGTTTCTCTTCCTCACATGGAGACTTGGATTATGAATTGACGCACCGAGGTCAAAATCTCTATATGTTAAACAAAAAGTTATTTGAAATACAAGACTTCCAAATAAAAGACCATGCCACATTTTTAGCATTTGATAGAAACGATAAATTGCTAGGCAAGCAACGAGTACATATTGAACACTAA
- a CDS encoding C40 family peptidase, translating to MKKILGSILLATIMIIGFTGGSVDAASKATAKSGVYITTHNTNVRADAGSIHRTVFTLKKGARVNLTHQKYYGSQLWYKVKINGKKGYVLSTLLKRSTAKAVASSKPAKSSSGVVKTAMNLRGIPYRFGGTTTRGFDCSGFIQYSFKKNGKSVSRTTTGQFKQSTKIKSPRPGDLVFFQNTYRRGISHVGIYVGNNKFVHAGGRKSEVVSLSNPYWKSKFNSFRRI from the coding sequence ATGAAGAAGATTTTAGGTTCAATTTTATTAGCTACAATCATGATTATAGGCTTTACAGGAGGAAGCGTAGATGCCGCTAGTAAAGCAACAGCAAAAAGTGGTGTTTATATTACAACACATAATACGAATGTTCGAGCAGATGCGGGCAGTATACATAGAACAGTCTTTACACTTAAAAAAGGTGCACGTGTAAATTTAACACATCAAAAGTATTACGGTTCCCAGCTTTGGTACAAAGTGAAAATTAACGGAAAAAAAGGATATGTATTAAGTACTCTTTTAAAAAGATCTACCGCTAAAGCAGTAGCGTCGTCCAAACCTGCAAAGAGCAGTTCGGGCGTCGTTAAAACTGCAATGAATTTAAGAGGTATTCCATACCGCTTTGGCGGCACAACCACTCGTGGGTTTGACTGCAGTGGATTCATTCAGTACTCATTCAAGAAAAACGGAAAATCTGTTTCACGTACAACGACAGGTCAATTCAAACAATCTACAAAAATCAAATCTCCTAGACCCGGCGATCTTGTGTTCTTCCAAAATACATACCGCAGAGGAATTTCTCATGTAGGAATTTACGTTGGAAACAATAAATTTGTACATGCTGGCGGTAGAAAATCAGAAGTCGTTAGCTTAAGCAATCCGTATTGGAAATCTAAATTTAATAGTTTCAGAAGAATATAA
- a CDS encoding S-layer homology domain-containing protein, which produces MSFLNKLWIALLFTVVILPLSCNVSAALASPIDVNGGVMNEYEYKEIFFLTGTPTEFSGKAVITEKENKGTVTRNYRFTLTSKAGDKLTRSVNYVATINEHEGKGQTTSQFEVKSYSEKVTFGKRTYTLADFQYSEGSVSDNLPASSFYSGNMVGRKIYKFVDTEIKDNVGYDITVHLHGRNMGYKNFWGATETQLIDSEIITPNGSGLVTSKASDSKSRVLVYEPFDPSLSSFTGGHSVVSSSDMVSEYTYNIPFGAGSGTIELQKKNTPKIERLIVPKFRDLDRHQAKDAIQKLYSLGIFDENSQFFSPNTPMKRYQYTVGILKAVDLRVLEEPKKSKVPRVPIFADLSTKDPDYMYIESAVEQGIITGVTPDSFEPDSPITRVQAIAILVRALGMEGRAPSPGFKTQYVDDYKISDWAKDSVYVATELGLVRGNEHNQFNPKQQLTRAQAALITSRFLDFLENDLKQNYRDDIFFQ; this is translated from the coding sequence ATGAGTTTTTTAAATAAGCTATGGATCGCTCTTCTATTCACTGTAGTCATACTCCCTCTATCGTGTAACGTATCCGCTGCACTTGCAAGTCCCATAGATGTGAACGGTGGAGTGATGAATGAATACGAATATAAAGAAATCTTCTTTCTGACAGGTACGCCTACCGAATTTTCAGGTAAAGCCGTCATTACAGAAAAAGAAAATAAAGGCACAGTGACTCGTAATTATCGCTTCACTCTAACAAGTAAAGCTGGAGATAAATTAACAAGAAGTGTAAATTACGTAGCCACGATCAATGAGCATGAAGGAAAAGGACAAACAACTTCGCAGTTTGAAGTGAAAAGCTATTCAGAAAAAGTTACATTCGGTAAAAGAACTTACACATTAGCAGATTTTCAGTATTCAGAAGGAAGTGTCTCAGATAACTTGCCTGCCTCTAGTTTTTATTCAGGCAATATGGTTGGACGTAAAATCTATAAGTTCGTAGATACAGAGATTAAAGACAATGTTGGCTATGACATAACCGTTCATTTACATGGACGCAATATGGGTTATAAAAATTTCTGGGGTGCGACTGAAACTCAGTTAATTGATTCTGAGATCATTACGCCGAATGGCTCTGGACTTGTCACAAGCAAAGCATCTGACAGCAAATCACGTGTACTCGTCTACGAACCATTTGACCCTTCCCTATCAAGCTTTACAGGTGGTCATTCTGTTGTCAGCTCGTCAGATATGGTAAGCGAATATACATATAACATCCCTTTCGGTGCCGGGTCTGGAACTATTGAATTGCAGAAGAAAAACACACCGAAAATTGAAAGGCTCATCGTACCAAAATTTCGTGATCTAGATCGACATCAGGCGAAAGATGCGATTCAGAAACTTTATTCACTCGGTATTTTTGATGAGAACTCACAATTCTTTTCTCCTAATACCCCGATGAAACGCTACCAATATACTGTCGGTATTTTAAAGGCAGTAGATTTACGGGTATTAGAAGAGCCAAAGAAAAGCAAAGTTCCACGTGTGCCAATTTTTGCAGATTTATCTACAAAAGATCCTGACTATATGTATATCGAAAGTGCAGTAGAACAAGGAATCATTACGGGCGTGACACCTGACTCATTTGAACCTGACTCCCCTATCACCCGTGTACAGGCGATTGCTATTCTCGTCCGTGCATTGGGGATGGAAGGTCGCGCACCGAGCCCGGGCTTTAAAACACAATATGTAGACGATTATAAAATTTCAGATTGGGCGAAAGATAGCGTATATGTAGCTACTGAACTAGGACTTGTTCGCGGAAATGAACATAACCAATTTAATCCAAAACAGCAACTCACGAGAGCGCAAGCAGCATTGATCACATCTCGTTTTCTCGATTTCTTAGAAAACGATTTAAAGCAAAATTATCGTGATGATATTTTCTTTCAATAG
- a CDS encoding general stress protein, producing the protein MVKRQVVGAFDTDREAIAAIENLKSQGFTADEISVISKDPDETNHVIDETDTYASEGAATGAATGGIIGGLGGILTGIGALTIPGVGPFLAAGPIVAGITGAAAGAGLGGLAGVLIGMGITDEEAALYEERFHQGKVLVLIDSDSYNPTVHSRRTTFKDMAVPDPAVKKTSTEHRHHHGDMAKDYVDPDDNPLIDPNPLVEPNETFDPLTDKRHKP; encoded by the coding sequence ATGGTTAAAAGACAAGTGGTAGGCGCATTTGATACAGACAGAGAAGCTATTGCCGCAATCGAGAACTTGAAGAGTCAAGGTTTTACTGCCGACGAAATTTCGGTGATTAGTAAAGATCCAGATGAAACTAATCATGTAATAGATGAAACAGATACGTATGCAAGTGAAGGAGCCGCTACTGGGGCTGCTACCGGAGGAATAATCGGTGGTTTAGGAGGTATACTAACTGGCATTGGAGCCTTGACTATACCTGGCGTAGGCCCTTTTCTAGCTGCCGGTCCTATCGTTGCTGGCATAACAGGCGCTGCAGCCGGAGCAGGTTTAGGAGGGCTTGCAGGGGTACTCATAGGTATGGGAATTACTGACGAAGAAGCTGCTTTATATGAAGAACGTTTCCATCAAGGAAAAGTCTTAGTATTAATTGATTCCGATTCCTACAATCCAACTGTCCATTCCCGTCGCACAACTTTTAAAGATATGGCCGTCCCAGACCCTGCGGTTAAAAAGACTTCTACAGAACACCGTCATCACCACGGCGATATGGCTAAGGATTATGTAGATCCTGACGACAATCCATTAATAGACCCTAATCCTCTAGTAGAGCCTAATGAAACATTTGATCCGTTAACTGATAAGAGACATAAACCATAA
- a CDS encoding VanZ family protein produces the protein MKKILVFLLLIIIIGGLVISSSQTYEQQSLVSTLKQLLPSEPGKSALSTLEFTYWNRPISVEERGYYHFVEFLIRKAAHFMTFGLLALLIYSLWPKKKGRLLGSALLTLLFACADELHQSFTGGRTATIQDVYLDMAGALTFLFLATIIQACRKSERK, from the coding sequence ATGAAAAAAATTCTTGTGTTTCTTTTACTCATTATAATTATTGGCGGTTTAGTCATCTCATCCAGTCAGACATACGAACAACAGTCGTTAGTTTCAACACTTAAACAATTGCTACCTAGCGAACCTGGAAAATCAGCATTATCCACACTTGAATTTACTTATTGGAACCGTCCAATATCTGTTGAAGAACGTGGGTATTATCATTTTGTCGAATTTCTAATTAGAAAAGCTGCTCATTTCATGACATTTGGACTGCTCGCATTACTCATTTATTCATTGTGGCCTAAAAAGAAAGGACGTTTACTCGGTTCAGCACTTCTCACTCTTTTATTTGCCTGTGCGGACGAACTTCACCAATCCTTTACTGGTGGTCGTACAGCGACTATACAAGATGTGTATTTAGATATGGCGGGAGCACTGACATTTTTATTCCTTGCCACCATTATTCAAGCATGTCGGAAATCTGAACGAAAATAA